Genomic window (Gemmatimonadaceae bacterium):
CGGTACCGATTTTCAGAGCGTCATCTATCCCAAGGCGAGCATCTCGTGGATTCTTTCCGATGAAGCATTCTTTCCCGGGTGGGGCTGGCTGGATCAATTCCGGGTTCGTAGTGCGTACGGCGCATCCGGCGTGCAGCCGGGTTCCAACGATGCCATCCGATCGTTCGAAGCGAGCTCACCAAACATCGGCGGCACAGATGTTCCAGGGGTTCTCAACGATCGGATCGGTAACGCCGACCTGAGGCCCGAGAAAAGCACCGAGTTCGAGGCAGGATTCGAAACCCGAATGCTTTCCAACAGGGTGAGCGTGGATTTCACGTTCTACAGGAAGCGCACGAAGGATGCTCTTATCAATGCGGTCATCGCACCGTCAGCCGGGACCGGGGTCACGCAGGTGCGGCGGAATCTTGGTCAGATTCAAAACAAGGGATACGAGCTGCTCACCAACCTCAAACTCCTCGATCGCAATGCGTTCGCATGGGATCTGGCGATCAGCGGATCGACCAATTCAAACCGGCTCATCTCGCTCGGGGAAACGCCGCCGCAGATCAATGTCAGCACCCGCGTCGTCGAGGACTACCCGCTGTTCGGCTGGTGGGCTCGGCCCATCACGGGCTGGGAAGACAAGAACGGCGACAAGATTCTTACCTACAACGCTGATCCTGCCCTTAACGAGGTCTTCGTCGGCGACAGTTCAATTTTTCGCGGCTACACGCAGCCGCGGCATACCGTGACGCTCACCAACGGATTCGACTTGCTGAGCCGCAAACTTCGGCTTCAGACTCTGCTGGATTATCGTGGCGGCTACAAGGCGTACAACAACACCGAGCGCATCCGTTGTGTAAGCCGTCAGAACTGCAACGGGCTGGTGAATCCGGAGTCGAGTTTCGAAGAGCAGGCAATGGTCGTCGCGACGCGCGACCATCCTTCGCGGACGCTCGACGGTTTCTTCCAGAAGGGCGACTTCGTAAAGCTGCGTGAGGTCAGTCTCCGCCTCGCGCTTCCCACGCGGTTCGCCGGAATGATCAGAGCGCGGAACGCCGACTTCACACTCGCTGGCCGCAACCTCGGGACCTGGACGAAGTACCGCGGCGTGGATCCGGAGAATGACTTCCAGGCCACTGACGGTGGCGACGTTCCGTCGGATTTCCAGACGGTCGGCCCTGCCAGTTATTTCATTGCACGTCTATCGCTCGGTTTTTAGGTCATCACCATGAAATCACATAACATGAAGCATATGGCTGCGGATGCCCGCCGGGCACGGCGGATCGTCGCGTGCATTGGCCTTGCACTCGCCGGTTCGCTTGGCGCATGCAGCGCTACCGAAACGTTGCTCGAAGCGGTTGATCCCGATCTCATCAACCCGCAGGATGCGCAGTCGCCGGAGGGCGCGCAGGCGCTTTATTTCGGCGCGCTTGGGCGGTTGCGGACGATGACTGGCGGTGGAGAAAGCTCGTGGCTCTTTGGCGGGCTGCTCGCCGATGAGTGGTCGACGAGCTCGACGTTCGTGCAGAACGACGAAACGGATCAACGCGCCACGCAGACCAACAACGGTACGGTCACCCGAAACTTCCAGGACATCTTCCGGACGCGGACGTCAGCCAACCAGGCGATTACCGGGTTGAGGCAATTCCGGCCCACCGAGACCGCGCGAATAGCGGAGATGTATTTTGCGCGCGGGTTCGCGGAGATGCAGGTGGCGCAGGATTTCTGTAACGGAATTCCGTTGAGCGATGGCACTGGGGTTGAAATCATCTACGGAAAGCCCTTACCCGTAGCAGACGTTTTTCGCACGGCCGTGGCGTCCTACGACTCCGCGCTTTCCACCGTGACCGGAACTGATGCGGCCTCTGTGTCGGTGCGGAATGCAGTGAGAATCGGCAAGGCCCGTGCTCAGCTCGGGCTGGGGCAGATCGCCGAGGCGGCGGTGACAGTGGCTGGTGTGCCAACCAGCTACACGTACACCAATTCGTTCGCGGTTACTTCCGGAGATAACATCCTCTGGGCTCAGCCGAACAGCGCTGGTCGCTATACGGTAGGTGACAGCCTGGAGGGCAACGCGAGAAACCTGCTCGTCAGGAATGCGATTCCGTTCTTCTCGGCGAGGGATCCGCGCGTGCCGGTGTTCTACACAATTGCGTCGAACAGGAGGGACACGGTCAGGGCGCAGGACGGTCTGACGTTCATTCGGAAGACAACCCTTTGGGCACGTACGACACCTGTCCCGGTAGTAAGTGGTGTCGATGCGCGTCTGATCGAGGCGGAAGCAATGCTCAGGGCCAACAACGTGGCAGGGATGCTGTCAATCCTGAACGCGCTTAGAGGGGAGCCGCCGAAGCTGGGGGAAATTCAGCCGACGGTTCTGCCGGACCTGAGCGACCCGGGCACCGCCGACGCGCGAATAAACCTGCTCTTTCGGGAGAAAGCGTTCTGGACTTTCAGCCGCGGTCAACGGCTGGGAGATTTGCGGCGTCTGATCAGACAGTACGGCCGAACGCCCGAGAACACATTCCCGGTTGGCATCCATTACAAGGGTGGCAACTATGGAGTGGACGTCAATCTGCCCGTTCCACAGGCAGAACAGAACAATCCGAACGTGGGAACCGAGAAGCCAACCTGCCTGGATCGCAACGCCTGAAAATCGAGGGGCAGGCCCAGACGGCCTGCCCTTTTTCGCTTCGCCGCGAATATTCTCAATGAGAGGCGGGAACGCTGCCGCGCGCAGTGCACGAGTGCTTCATTACAACAGCCGCTAACGGCAACTTTTCCTTATCAGAGTCATGCCATGACAATTTTTCGCCTGTCTCCGCGACCGCGACCGCTGGTCACGCGCGTTGCAACCGCTGTCGCCTTTCTCACGATGACACTCCCCGTTGCGCTTGACGCGCAAGCAAGTCGCGCCGTTAAGCGCCCGATGACATTCATCGACATGCAGCACATCCGCCAAGCGAGCGCACCAACGCCCAGTCCCGACGGCAAGCGCATGCTCTACACTCTTTCCACTCCCGACTGGAAGGAAGCGAAGCGCCAGACTGACATTTACGTAGTATCGCTTGAACAAGGCGTCAGCTCCACCAAGCAGATGACGTTCACGAAAGACAAGAACGAGGCTGCGCCCCAATGGGCGCGGGATGGCTCGTTCTTCGTTTTTTCGTCGAATCGTGATGCGCCAATCGCGACCGCGACTCAGAACCAGCTCTACGCAATGCGCGCCGACGGTGGCGAGGCTCGGCGCATCAGCGATGCAAAGGACGGCGTATCGACTTTTTCGTTTACGCGCGACGGCAAATGGCTGGTCTATCGTGCTGGAAAAACGGGCGAAGAGCAGCTCCATCGTCTTCCTGTTGCAGGAATCGATTCGGCGAAGGCCGAGCAGATCACGAAGCAGTCAGCTGGTGTCGGAACGTGGAAAGCGTCGCGCGATAGCCGGCGCATTTACTTCGCGACCGCCGACACACTGGATCCCGACGACAAGCTGCGCACGGAAAAGAAGTTTTCCGTCGTCGTCCGCAACATGGAAACTCCGCTCTCCAGCCTGTGGGCGCTCGATCTCGACCGGAAGGTCACAACGCGGCTGACTCGTGACACATCAATCACTGTCGGCGACTTTGAAATCTCCGACGACGGGAAGTGGATTGGCTTTCGTGGAACATCTGCCGACCGTTACAAGCGAAACGTCACCGAGCAGGGCCTCAACGCCGATCTCTATCTGCTCGAAGCTGCAACCGGCAAAATCGAACGGCTTACCAATAACGTCGAGGTTGGTGAAAGTGGCCTGAGTTTTTCCCCGGACAGCCGGTGGGTGGCTTTTTCTGCGCCAAACGACATGACGAAATACGGGATGTCGAACCGCCGCGTGTATCTGCGGAAGGTCGACGACCGCGCAGGGCAGTGGCAGAAGCTGGGTGCTTCGTTCGACGGGGATGCAGGTGTTGAATTCTGGTCGAAAGACGGGCGTACCATCTATTTCAACGAGGGCATTCGCGCCACCAGTCAGCTGATGGCCCTCGACATTGCGCGCAACACCGTGCGCCAGGTGACGAACGAGAGAGCGAATCTGCAGGTCAGCCGCGACGACGATACCGGTGTGCTGATCGTGAGCTATGCCGATCCGAAGACGCCTTCGACGCTGTTCACTGTTCCATCGGTCGATCGCGTGTCCACGCGGTCGTCGTGGCGTCAGCTCACTGATCCCAATTCGCAGGTCCGCGCATTCGCGCTTGGTGACGAGGAGGAAATCACCTGGAAATCAACCGATGGGAAGACCGTCGGCGGCGTTCTCGTGAAGCCCGTGGGATATCAGTCCGGCAAGCGCTATCCGCTAATCGTCGCGCTGCATGGCGGGCCTGCGGCGGCAGACATGCTGGGCTTCAACGGCGGCTATGGAGCACAGGTCTACGCCGGTGCAGGATACGCGGTTCTCAGGCCGAACTATCGTGGGTCGACGGGCTATGGCGAAGCCCACAAGACGGGCATCGTGGGCAACTATTTCGAGCCCGGATACAATGACATCATGAGCGGTGTGGATCATCTCATCGCAACCGGCATCGCTGACAGCAGCAGGATGGGCGTTCTGGGCTGGAGCGCCGGCGGTCACTGGTCGAACTGGATTCTCACCCACACAAATCGCTTCAAGGCAATCAGCTCGGGTGCGGGAACGAGCAACTGGATTTCGATGTACGCGCAGAGCGACGTACAGCGAAATCGCCAGTTTTACCTCGGCGACAAGCTTCCGTACGATGATTTCGACGCGTACTGGAACCAGTCTCCCATCAAGTACATCCGGAATGCAAAGACCCCGACGATGATCCACGTCGTCGACGGTGATCCGCGCGTGCCGCGGCCCCAGTCCGAGGAGCTTCACATGGCGCTCAAGCGCATTGGAGTACCAACGGAGCTGTTTGTCTATCCCGGCGCCACTCACGGCATTCCCGACCCGCGAAACCAGCTCGTGAAGTCGATGAGCGAGATGGCGTGGATGGATTATTACGTCCGTGGCACGGGCCGGCGGTTTGCGTGGCGGGACGTATTGAAGACTCTCGAGGACGAATCGGAGCGGGTGATGAGCGCGCCGGCGAAAAAAGCGGCTGGCCTCGAGTAAACCCCCGTACTTGCCATGCGAGCCGCTACAGGGCAACGTACAACCATGAGCGAATCGTCCTTACCCGTTATCCTCGTTGTCGACGACAACGAGGATAACGCACATATCATCCGGGATTATCTCGAGGCGAAGGGATATCCTATTTCCGTCGCCTACAACGGCGACGAAGCGATGACTCTGTTCGAGTCCATGAAGCCGTCACTCGTGCTTCTCGACGTGATGATGCCCGGACGTGACGGATGGCAGGTATGCCGCGAGATGAAGGGCCATCCCACCCTCGGACGGAACATCCGCGTCA
Coding sequences:
- a CDS encoding S9 family peptidase produces the protein MTIFRLSPRPRPLVTRVATAVAFLTMTLPVALDAQASRAVKRPMTFIDMQHIRQASAPTPSPDGKRMLYTLSTPDWKEAKRQTDIYVVSLEQGVSSTKQMTFTKDKNEAAPQWARDGSFFVFSSNRDAPIATATQNQLYAMRADGGEARRISDAKDGVSTFSFTRDGKWLVYRAGKTGEEQLHRLPVAGIDSAKAEQITKQSAGVGTWKASRDSRRIYFATADTLDPDDKLRTEKKFSVVVRNMETPLSSLWALDLDRKVTTRLTRDTSITVGDFEISDDGKWIGFRGTSADRYKRNVTEQGLNADLYLLEAATGKIERLTNNVEVGESGLSFSPDSRWVAFSAPNDMTKYGMSNRRVYLRKVDDRAGQWQKLGASFDGDAGVEFWSKDGRTIYFNEGIRATSQLMALDIARNTVRQVTNERANLQVSRDDDTGVLIVSYADPKTPSTLFTVPSVDRVSTRSSWRQLTDPNSQVRAFALGDEEEITWKSTDGKTVGGVLVKPVGYQSGKRYPLIVALHGGPAAADMLGFNGGYGAQVYAGAGYAVLRPNYRGSTGYGEAHKTGIVGNYFEPGYNDIMSGVDHLIATGIADSSRMGVLGWSAGGHWSNWILTHTNRFKAISSGAGTSNWISMYAQSDVQRNRQFYLGDKLPYDDFDAYWNQSPIKYIRNAKTPTMIHVVDGDPRVPRPQSEELHMALKRIGVPTELFVYPGATHGIPDPRNQLVKSMSEMAWMDYYVRGTGRRFAWRDVLKTLEDESERVMSAPAKKAAGLE
- a CDS encoding response regulator yields the protein MSESSLPVILVVDDNEDNAHIIRDYLEAKGYPISVAYNGDEAMTLFESMKPSLVLLDVMMPGRDGWQVCREMKGHPTLGRNIRVIMVTALQDWMDKRQALETGADDFIEKPFELARLVQSVERNAALLTPAS